A part of Anolis sagrei isolate rAnoSag1 chromosome 3, rAnoSag1.mat, whole genome shotgun sequence genomic DNA contains:
- the LOC132772367 gene encoding oocyte zinc finger protein XlCOF6-like isoform X3: MPEKPYKCLECGKSFAWSKDLRSHQRTHTGEKPYKCLECGQSFTQNSSLCSHQRTHTGEKPFKCLECGMSFTQNSSLRSHQRTHTGEKPYTCLECGMSFTENGTLRRHQRIHTGEKPYTCLECGQSFTDNGALRRHERTHTGEKPFKCLECGMSFTSNGLLRSHQRIHTGEKPYTCLQCGQSFAHRGNLRSHQRIHTGEKPYKCLECGMSFTENGTLRRHQRTHTGEKPYKCLECGESFTHRGNLHAHLRTHTGEKPFKCLECGKSFSQWSTLHRHQMIHTGEKPYKCLECRQSFTDSSSLRSYQRTHTGEKPYKCLECGKSFTQNSHLHRH, translated from the coding sequence ATGccggagaaaccctataaatgcctggagtgtggaaagagttttgctTGGAGTAAAGACCTACgttcacatcagaggactcacactggggagaaaccctataaatgcctggagtgtggacagagtttcactcAGAATTCAAGTCTATgttcacatcagaggactcacactggggagaaaccctttaaatgcctggagtgtggaatgagcttcactcagaattcaagtctacgttcacatcagaggactcacactggggagaaaccctatacatgcctggagtgtggaatgagcttcactgagaatggaactctacgtagacatcagaggattcacactggggagaaaccctatacatgcctggagtgtggacagagtttcactGACAATGGAGCTTTACGTAGACATGAAAgaacacacactggggagaaaccctttaaatgcttggagtgtggaatgaGCTTCACTTCGAATGGACttctacgttcacatcagaggattcacactggggagaaaccctatacatgcctacaatgtggacagagcttcgctcATAGgggaaatctacgttcacatcagaggattcacactggggagaaaccctataaatgcttggagtgtggaatgaGCTTTACTGAGAATGGAACTCTACGTagacatcagaggactcacactggggagaaaccttataaatgcctggagtgtggagagAGCTTCACTCATAGGGGAAATCTACATGCACAtctaaggactcacactggggagaaaccctttaaatgcctggagtgtggaaagagcttctctcagtGGTCAactctacatagacatcaaatgattcacactggggagaaaccatataaatgcctagagtgtaGACAGAGCTTCACTGACAGTTCAAGTCTACGATCgtatcaaaggactcacactggggagaaaccatataaatgcctggagtgtggaaagagcttcactcagaattcaCATCTACATAGACATTGA